A window from Peromyscus eremicus chromosome 1, PerEre_H2_v1, whole genome shotgun sequence encodes these proteins:
- the Efemp2 gene encoding EGF-containing fibulin-like extracellular matrix protein 2 isoform X1, with amino-acid sequence MGGVVAEAPDPCPPPPSPRMLPFASCLPGSLLLWALLLLLLGAASPQDSEEPDSYTECTDGYEWDADSQHCRDVNECLTIPEACKGEMKCINHYGGYLCLPRSAAVINDLHGEGPPPPVPPAQHPNPCPPGYEPDEQESCVDVDECAQAVHDCRPSQDCHNLPGSYQCTCPDGYRKIGPECVDIDECRYRYCQHRCVNLPGSFRCQCEPGFQLGPNNRSCVDVNECDMGAPCEQRCFNSYGTFLCRCNQGYELHRDGFSCSDIDECSYSSYLCQYRCVNEPGRFSCHCPQGYQLLATRLCQDIDECESGAHQCSESQTCVNFHGGYRCVDTNRCMEPYVQVSDNRCLCPVSNPLCREQPSSIVHRYMSITSERSVPADVFQIQATSVYPGAYNAFQIRAGNTQGDFYIRQINNVSAMLVLARPVTGPREYVLDLEMVTMNSLMSYRASSVLRLTVFVGAYAF; translated from the exons ATGGGGGGTGTCGTGGCAGAGGCCCCTGACCCCtgcccaccacctcccagccccaggATGCTCCCTTTTGCCTCCTGCCTCCCCGGGTCTTTACTGCTCTGGGCGCTTTTGCTGCTGCTCTTGGGAGCAGCGTCTCCACAGGATTCCGAAGAGCCGGACAGCTACACG GAGTGTACAGATGGGTATGAGTGGGACGCAGACAGCCAGCACTGCCGGG ATGTCAATGAGTGCCTGACCATCCCTGAGGCCTGCAAAGGTGAAATGAAATGCATCAACCACTATGGAGGCTATTTGTGTCTGCCTCGATCTGCTGCCGTCATCAATGACCTACATGGCGAAGGACCTCCACCACCAGTGCCCCCTGCTCAACACCCTAATCCCTGCCCACCAGGCTATGAGCCTGATGAACAGGAGAGCTGTGTGG ATGTGGACGAGTGCGCCCAGGCTGTGCATGACTGTCGCCCTAGCCAGGACTGCCATAACCTGCCTGGTTCCTACCAGTGCACCTGCCCTGACGGTTACCGAAAAATCGGGCCGGAGTGTGTGG ACATAGACGAGTGTCGCTACCGCTATTGCCAGCACCGATGTGTGAACCTGCCCGGCTCCTTTCGCTGCCAGTGTGAGCCAGGATTCCAGCTGGGACCTAACAACCGCTCTTGTGTGG ATGTGAATGAGTGTGACATGGGAGCCCCATGTGAGCAACGCTGCTTCAACTCCTATGGGACCTTCCTGTGTCGTTGTAACCAAGGCTATGAGCTGCACCGGGACGGCTTCTCCTGCAGTG ATATCGATGAGTGCAGCTACTCCAGTTACCTCTGCCAGTATCGCTGTGTCAATGAGCCAGGCCGCTTCTCCTGTCACTGCCCACAAGGCTACCAGCTGCTGGCCACGAGGCTCTGCCAAG ACATTGACGAGTGTGAATCAGGTGCACACCAATGTTCTGAGTCCCAAACCTGTGTGAACTTCCATGGGGGCTACCGCTGTGTGGACACCAACCGTTGCATGGAGCCCTATGTCCAAGTGTCGGACAA CCGCTGCCTCTGCCCTGTCTCCAACCCCCTGTGTCGAGAACAACCTTCATCCATTGTACACCGCTACATGAGCATCACCTCGGAGCGAAGTGTGCCTGCGGACGTGTTTCAGATCCAGGCAACCTCTGTCTACCCTGGTGCCTACAATGCCTTTCAGATCCGTGCTGGAAACACACAAGGGGACTTCTACATTAGG CAAATCAACAATGTCAGTGCCATGCTGGTTCTTGCCAGGCCAGTGACAGGACCCCGGGAGTATGTGCTGGACCTGGAGATGGTCACCATGAACTCTCTTATGAGCTACCGGGCCAGCTCCGTACTGAGACTCACCGTCTTTGTGGGAGCCTACGCCTTCTGA
- the Efemp2 gene encoding EGF-containing fibulin-like extracellular matrix protein 2 isoform X2, with amino-acid sequence MLPFASCLPGSLLLWALLLLLLGAASPQDSEEPDSYTECTDGYEWDADSQHCRDVNECLTIPEACKGEMKCINHYGGYLCLPRSAAVINDLHGEGPPPPVPPAQHPNPCPPGYEPDEQESCVDVDECAQAVHDCRPSQDCHNLPGSYQCTCPDGYRKIGPECVDIDECRYRYCQHRCVNLPGSFRCQCEPGFQLGPNNRSCVDVNECDMGAPCEQRCFNSYGTFLCRCNQGYELHRDGFSCSDIDECSYSSYLCQYRCVNEPGRFSCHCPQGYQLLATRLCQDIDECESGAHQCSESQTCVNFHGGYRCVDTNRCMEPYVQVSDNRCLCPVSNPLCREQPSSIVHRYMSITSERSVPADVFQIQATSVYPGAYNAFQIRAGNTQGDFYIRQINNVSAMLVLARPVTGPREYVLDLEMVTMNSLMSYRASSVLRLTVFVGAYAF; translated from the exons ATGCTCCCTTTTGCCTCCTGCCTCCCCGGGTCTTTACTGCTCTGGGCGCTTTTGCTGCTGCTCTTGGGAGCAGCGTCTCCACAGGATTCCGAAGAGCCGGACAGCTACACG GAGTGTACAGATGGGTATGAGTGGGACGCAGACAGCCAGCACTGCCGGG ATGTCAATGAGTGCCTGACCATCCCTGAGGCCTGCAAAGGTGAAATGAAATGCATCAACCACTATGGAGGCTATTTGTGTCTGCCTCGATCTGCTGCCGTCATCAATGACCTACATGGCGAAGGACCTCCACCACCAGTGCCCCCTGCTCAACACCCTAATCCCTGCCCACCAGGCTATGAGCCTGATGAACAGGAGAGCTGTGTGG ATGTGGACGAGTGCGCCCAGGCTGTGCATGACTGTCGCCCTAGCCAGGACTGCCATAACCTGCCTGGTTCCTACCAGTGCACCTGCCCTGACGGTTACCGAAAAATCGGGCCGGAGTGTGTGG ACATAGACGAGTGTCGCTACCGCTATTGCCAGCACCGATGTGTGAACCTGCCCGGCTCCTTTCGCTGCCAGTGTGAGCCAGGATTCCAGCTGGGACCTAACAACCGCTCTTGTGTGG ATGTGAATGAGTGTGACATGGGAGCCCCATGTGAGCAACGCTGCTTCAACTCCTATGGGACCTTCCTGTGTCGTTGTAACCAAGGCTATGAGCTGCACCGGGACGGCTTCTCCTGCAGTG ATATCGATGAGTGCAGCTACTCCAGTTACCTCTGCCAGTATCGCTGTGTCAATGAGCCAGGCCGCTTCTCCTGTCACTGCCCACAAGGCTACCAGCTGCTGGCCACGAGGCTCTGCCAAG ACATTGACGAGTGTGAATCAGGTGCACACCAATGTTCTGAGTCCCAAACCTGTGTGAACTTCCATGGGGGCTACCGCTGTGTGGACACCAACCGTTGCATGGAGCCCTATGTCCAAGTGTCGGACAA CCGCTGCCTCTGCCCTGTCTCCAACCCCCTGTGTCGAGAACAACCTTCATCCATTGTACACCGCTACATGAGCATCACCTCGGAGCGAAGTGTGCCTGCGGACGTGTTTCAGATCCAGGCAACCTCTGTCTACCCTGGTGCCTACAATGCCTTTCAGATCCGTGCTGGAAACACACAAGGGGACTTCTACATTAGG CAAATCAACAATGTCAGTGCCATGCTGGTTCTTGCCAGGCCAGTGACAGGACCCCGGGAGTATGTGCTGGACCTGGAGATGGTCACCATGAACTCTCTTATGAGCTACCGGGCCAGCTCCGTACTGAGACTCACCGTCTTTGTGGGAGCCTACGCCTTCTGA